The following proteins come from a genomic window of Daphnia carinata strain CSIRO-1 chromosome 8, CSIRO_AGI_Dcar_HiC_V3, whole genome shotgun sequence:
- the LOC130699716 gene encoding dystroglycan 1-like — MSAKMYDFWIILLLSASCPVLGSFNMEPERNPVLQRLDIPAQLSHHHQDLQLQEHKNIPDVTIEAGKPFVINLPSQTSMAEVTGRHGKPLPPWMIYDATTHTVRGQPASSDAGEWDVRVDGTSKEVFTIRVRRQTFDDNDTNEGSGALIEDYSEPDDFEPEGDGETIAPENPVILAPTTPLFNGASVVATPVMNTIPSMSVQTTKNKNLTHSASSGTASEPTNRQVEPTPVQGMEGPTARLQDYSNSSLFDPIEPTSSVEGTPPLTDDLDFLGPNSIAEFDEEHGKSVPIPPEVTMRLPRIAATAGKVMRYAIPIGTFSDVEDGNTANLHLELLSQDGQQLEEIIWIGFNSTKKEIYGLPLADDIGKYTFLVQARNSANLTVTESVEIQVRQHQSERAFNHHYTLQLEPEFSLDEETLPHAYWMLKTVGGLAKTLGGEEDSIVVRRINGTVKNGHAFTFTWSNDSLPRTHCPEDEIQELFDLIYNRESDAVTDQLDVELAPQLSVTFGSVELDGICQPLPTNPPPSIPQKETKAPKEMNRSPSTRNQVDHLSAEVGVLFRYQVPADTFHDEEDGDTRMMKLTLQNMNHKPLDARSWLQFDSPNQEFYGLPLDGDVGTEEYQLLCTDSSGAVESDGLVVAVKERSKLPEDQPLVEFSLTIDDNFDTLMGKASRKVRLIEALAQIFDDPLTSNIIVQSFTSGSTMVTWTNATLVGNECPPSTVIVNLRRMLIDNEGKLTQRCTDILVAADFQPLSAHVSPLGNCVGELTPTFAPGVDDGKTEGVDGQATDDVWSDDYLLTFIVPGIIITVMLLLAAVIACILYRRRRTGKLGLEERRSFVSKGIPIIFAEELEERPSGRHPAKAPVILKEEKPSQPPDYHKVRSSASPYASHKAAEQHDLLRTPSDEAEEEPDTLYQPPPPLSAGRDSSSSRYSRPKATPAYRKPPPYVPP; from the exons ATGTCAGCTAAAATGTATGATTTCTGGATTATCTTACTTCTGAGTGCCTCCTGCCCAGTCCTTGGCAGCTTCAATATGGAACCTGAACGAAACCCAGTTCTCCAGAGACTTGATATTCCAGCGCAGCTAAGCCATCATCACCAGGACCTACAATTGCAAGAACATAAGAATATTCCAGATGTCACCATAGAAGCCGGAAAACCTTTTGTTATAAATCTACCATCACAGACATCCATGGCTGAG GTTACCGGACGTCATGGTAAACCACTTCCACCTTGGATGATCTACGATGCTACGACTCATACTGTTCGTGGCCAACCAGCTTCTTCAGATGCCGGTGAATGGGATGTTCGCGTCGATGGCACTTCTAAGGAAGTGTTTACCATTAGAGTGCGTCGACAGACTTTTGATGACAATGATACAAATGAAGGATCAGGTGCACTCATTGAAGATTATTCTGAACCGGACGATTTCGAACCGGAAGGGGACGGCGAGACCATTGCACCTGAGAATCCAGTCATACTAGCTCCGACGACACCACTTTTCAAC GGTGCATCCGTTGTCGCGACTCCAGTTATGAATACAATTCCTAGCATGTCAGtacagacaacaaaaaataaaaacctgacACACTCGGCTAGTAGTGGGACTGCTAGTGAACCCACCAATCGACAGGTAGAACCGACTCCAGTTCAGGGAATGGAAGGACCCACCGCACGTCTGCAGGACTACAGCAATAGTTCATTATTTGACCCAATTGAACCTACATCGTCTGTAGAAGGAACTCCACCATTGACGGATGACTTGGACTTTTTGGGGCCAAATTCAATTGCAGAATTTGACGAAGAACATGGAAAG AGTGTGCCGATTCCACCGGAAGTGACCATGCGCTTACCTAGGATTGCGGCCACAGCAGGCAAAGTGATGCGTTATGCAATTCCAATCGGGACATTCTCTGACGTTGAAGATGGGAACACTGCcaatttacacttagaattaCTTTCTCAAGATGGACAGCAGCTTGAAGAAATAATTTGGATTGGATTCAACTCAAccaaaaaa GAGATCTACGGGTTACCTTTGGCCGATGATATTGGAAAATATACGTTTTTGGTGCAAGCACGTAATTCGGCTAACTTGACGGTCACGGAATCAGTAGAGATCCAAGTGCGTCAACATCAATCAGAAAGAGCGTTTAATCACCACTACACGTTGCAGCTAGAACCCGAATTTTCTTTGGATGAAGAGACGTTACCTCATGCTTACTGGATGCTCAAAACAGTGGGTGGATTAGCCAAAACATTAGGTGGTGAAGAAGACTCAATAGTTGTGCGGCGGATAAATGGCACCGTCAAGAATGGACATGCTTTTACATTCACATGGTCTAACGATTCTCTGCCTCGCACACACTGCCCTGAAGACGAAATTCAAGAACTGTTTGACCTGATCTATAATCGTGAGTCTGATGCTGTGACGGACCAGTTGGATGTTGAATTAGCTCCCCAACTAAGTGTTACATTTGGAAGTGTTGAGCTTGATGGCATTTGTCAGCCTTTACCGACCAACCCTCCTCCTAGCATTCCACAAAAAGAGACCAAAgcaccaaaagaaatgaatcgCTCACCTTCAACACGCAACCAAGTGGACCACTTGAGTGCTGAAGTAGGTGTGCTTTTCCGTTACCAAGTACCAGCTGATACATTTCACGATGAAGAGGATGGCGATACTCGTATGATGAAATTGACTTTACAAAATATGAACCACAAACCATTGGATGCACGTTCCTGGCTCCAGTTTGACTCTCCTAATCAAGAATTTTACGGCTTGCCACTGGATGGCGATGTCGGCACCGAAGAGTATCAGCTCTTGTGCACAGATTCGTCAGGAGCTGTGGAATCTGACGGACTAGTTGTGGCGGTTAAGGAAAGATCGAAACTACCGGAAGACCAACCATTAGTTGAATTCTCTCTTACGATTGACGACAATTTCGACACATTAATGGGCAAAGCCAGTCGAAAAGTCCGATTAATTGAGGCTCTGGCCCAGATATTCGATGATCCGCTGACCAGCAACATAATCGTCCAATCCTTTACTTCGGGCTCCACCATGGTAACATGGACCAACGCGACTTTAGTTGGCAATGAATGTCCGCCTAGCACGGTGATAGTAAACCTTCGCCGAATGCTAATTGACAATGAGGGCAAACTTACTCAAAGATGCACCGACATTCTCGTAGCCGCCGATTTCCAACCTCTTTCTGCACATGTGTCGCCGCTGGGCAACTGCGTCGGAGAGCTTACCCCAACTTTCGCCCCCGGTGTCGATGATGGAAAAACAGAAGGAGTCGATGGACAGGCTACTGACGATGTTTGGTCCGATGATTACCTTTTAACTTTCATCGTCCCCGGCATCATTATTACGGTGATGCTTTTGCTTGCAGCTGTTATTGCTTGTATTTTGTACCGACGAAGACGGACGGGTAAATTGGGTCTGGAAGAGAGACGCAGCTTCGTGTCTAAAGGTATCCCAATTATCTTCGCCGAGGAACTTGAGGAGCGACCCAGCGGTCGCCATCCGGCCAAAGCGCCTGTCATTCTCAAGGAGGAGAAACCGTCCCAGCCGCCTGATTACCATAAGGTGCGCTCCTCTGCTAGCCCGTATGCATCGCACAAAGCAGCCGAGCAGCACGACTTGCTCCGTACGCCGTCAGACGAGGCGGAAGAGGAGCCAGACACTCTTTACCAACCGCCGCCGCCTTTGTCAGCCGGCCGCGATTCCTCATCGTCACGCTATTCGCGACCCAAGGCCACTCCCGCCTATAGAAAACCACCTCCTTATGTTCCACCCTAA
- the LOC130699714 gene encoding putative RNA polymerase II subunit B1 CTD phosphatase rpap2 produces the protein MNQNANSKEVLREKRAAVEAAFRKKKISEQRALGTVEYMVESLSVDPHWLTSNGRFLNPSYYQDAVEERAIIKQCGFPICPNIIEKVWKQKYCIDLKSKKVYDVTQRKNFCSDICFSASNHFKNQLLTSPLWMRDKEKIPTFEINLALKKGLPGDYIPLITAVVADEDGSSEDIPEVVVEKTVAKPKMVQRTVLRPTVNPYEFVLKIVQQWLTVKSFKWLERIDEVSLGEDVECIQKQLHQMEINKHADTRIINHLPEPLELAAKHSDPKREAQPSLSQVRAFLAGHLEYAVENANGDGKAIKDNITHVIEKTENEVPIVIPLANASSQKILRRKIVMDYVEKWFPKLATITGLEFRRYQRDLTQLVSTFNLAADTITLRPHEVSLMCFILLFLLSVRDPAIKERLTSERIQLKVAKFLAAYERTMEEFEKDIDVLREAFDFRMNCT, from the exons atgaatcaaaacgCTAATTCTAAGGAAGTTTTACGAGAAAA ACGAGCCGCTGTGGAAGCTgcctttcgaaaaaaaaaaatatccgaGCAAAGAGCTCTTGGCACCGTTGAATACATGGTGGAAAGTTTATCAGTGGACCCTCATTGGCTTACTAGTAAC GGAAGGTTTCTCAATCCATCATATTATCAAGATGCAGTTGAAGAAAGAGCCATAATTAAACAATGTGGATTCCCAATATGCCCGAATATCATTGAAAAAGTATGGAAGCAAAAATATTGCATTGAtctaaaatcaaaaaaagtCTATGATGTCACCCAAAGAAAG AACTTTTGCAgtgacatttgtttttcagccTCAAACCATTTTAAGAATCAATTGCTAACTAGCCCTCTTTGGATgagagataaagaaaaaattccgaCATTTGAAATCAATTTGGCACTGAAGAA GGGACTTCCAGGAGATTATATTCCCCTAATtactgctgttgttgctgatgaaGATGGCAGCTCAGAGGATATTCCTGAAGTTGTTGTAGAAAAAACAGTTGCAAAACCGAAAATGGTGCAAAGAACGGTGTTGCGGCCAACGGTTAATCCGTAcgaatttgttttgaaaatcgtaCAACAGTGGTTGACAGTAAAATCGTTTAAGTGGCTTGAAAGAATTGATGAGGTATCACTAGGTGAAGATGTTGAATGCATACAAAAGCAATTAcatcaaatggaaataaacaaacatgCTGATACAAGGATAATTAATCACCTGCCGGAGCCGCTTGAGCTCGCTGCTAAGCATAGTGATCCAAAACGCGAAGCCCAGCCATCTCTGAGCCAAGTTCGTGCATTCCTTGCTGGACATTTGGAATACGCAGTGGAGAATGCTAATGGGGATGGGAAAGCGATTAAAGATAACATAACTCATGTTATcgagaaaacagaaaatgaagttCCTATTGTTATCCCCTTGGCAAATGCTTCGTCCCAAAAAATCCTCCGTAGAAAAATCGTCATGGATTATGTAGAGAAATG GTTCCCGAAGTTGGCTACTATAACGGGTCTCGAGTTTCGTCGATATCAGCGGGATTTAACTCAGCTTGTATCGACTTTCAATCTGGCAGCCGACACGATTACACTGCGGCCCCATGAAGTATCTCTCATGTGCTTCATCTTATTGTTCCT GTTATCCGTCAGAGATCCTGCAATTAAAGAAAGGTTAACCTCTGAACGAATTCAGCTTAAAGTGGCAAAATTTCTGGCTGCTTATGAAAGAACAATGGAAGAATTCGAAAAAGATATCGATGTTCTACGAGAAGCTTTCGACTTCAGGATGAATTGTACCTAA